The proteins below are encoded in one region of Streptomyces marianii:
- a CDS encoding AfsR/SARP family transcriptional regulator, with amino-acid sequence MRFQLLGPLSITDGSDTVVLPPSKPTILLASLLLHANTVVSVEYLQRTMWGEEQPATARAALQTCVLRLRRLFVKHGVTGAPIEAVPGGYRIGAGPESLDLIGFRERVGLAAAYAHDPGSELHTLEDALSLWQGPLLANVRSDVLRRDEVPRLAEERLRTVERVCELQLSLGRCGEALVALWGATRAHPGHERFREQLIEALYRSGRQTEALAEYRRVKAYLRSELGVDPSPALRGLELAILRGDDLGRAVPALAAGAPLRPPLPVAAGRQAAPPSPSAAVPPLPAEPGRGAVPGAAPVPDTADAPGAASRRPAPVMPRPDAVPPTGRPGDAPGDDGGSGPSATARALTAADPYGPAAGRPVPGDAGGGTPAAGSAAPASVPAGTPAHGGTSVPPGTSAPRRPVPGDGDARPLPPPSSRIASPAHALRGDDAPAVVPVPPVPVFTGRASETVALSGRLAGREGHEAATVVVSGAPGIGKTALARRVAHLAESRFPGGGYLVRMVRPDGVPLTAREVTAEVTAAVGEPHARGRILLVLDDVLDGDQVLPLLHARPDAAALVTSRRGLAGLIAAHGGWVQRLGPLAEDESYELLRTVLGGERVGAEPDAARALADACCHHPLALRIVTARLLTRPALGLADCAEWLSGDPLARLSLPGSPHMSLRQVLGAALGRLDAGAARAFLRIGAHTTGGLHARDGAALLGLPLRETEDLLERLADAGLLEEGPPGPYRMHDLLRLYARGDDSPSVRPPQKV; translated from the coding sequence CGACGGTTCCGACACCGTCGTCCTCCCGCCTTCCAAACCGACCATCCTCCTCGCCTCCCTGCTCCTGCACGCCAACACCGTCGTCTCGGTCGAGTACCTCCAGCGCACCATGTGGGGCGAGGAGCAGCCCGCGACGGCCAGAGCGGCACTGCAGACGTGTGTGCTGCGGCTGCGCCGGCTGTTCGTGAAGCACGGTGTCACCGGTGCTCCGATCGAGGCCGTACCCGGCGGGTACCGCATCGGTGCGGGGCCGGAATCCCTCGACCTGATCGGCTTCCGGGAGCGGGTGGGTCTGGCTGCCGCGTACGCCCACGACCCGGGGAGTGAACTGCACACCCTGGAGGACGCGCTGTCGCTGTGGCAGGGGCCGCTGCTCGCGAACGTGCGCTCGGACGTGCTGCGTCGGGACGAGGTTCCGAGGCTCGCGGAGGAGCGGCTGCGGACCGTCGAGAGGGTCTGCGAACTGCAACTCTCCCTGGGCCGCTGCGGTGAGGCACTGGTCGCCCTGTGGGGTGCCACACGTGCCCATCCGGGCCACGAGCGCTTCCGCGAGCAGCTGATCGAGGCGCTGTACCGGAGCGGCAGGCAGACGGAGGCGCTGGCGGAGTACCGGAGGGTGAAGGCGTACCTCCGGTCCGAACTGGGCGTCGACCCGTCACCGGCGCTGCGGGGACTGGAACTGGCCATCCTGCGCGGTGACGACCTCGGGCGCGCCGTTCCCGCTCTCGCGGCGGGGGCCCCGTTGCGGCCCCCGCTCCCGGTCGCGGCCGGGCGGCAGGCCGCGCCACCCTCTCCGTCCGCGGCGGTCCCGCCCCTGCCGGCGGAACCGGGCCGGGGCGCGGTGCCCGGCGCCGCTCCTGTGCCGGACACCGCGGACGCTCCGGGAGCCGCCTCGCGGCGTCCTGCCCCGGTGATGCCGCGCCCCGACGCCGTCCCTCCGACGGGACGGCCCGGCGACGCTCCGGGCGACGACGGCGGGTCGGGACCGTCGGCAACCGCGCGGGCGCTTACCGCGGCTGACCCCTACGGACCCGCAGCCGGCCGCCCCGTGCCCGGTGACGCCGGCGGCGGGACGCCCGCCGCCGGGTCGGCGGCTCCGGCGTCCGTGCCGGCGGGGACGCCCGCGCACGGCGGGACGTCCGTGCCCCCGGGTACGTCGGCCCCGAGGCGTCCGGTGCCGGGCGACGGGGACGCCCGGCCGCTTCCACCACCGTCCTCCCGGATTGCGTCCCCCGCCCATGCGCTGCGCGGTGACGACGCGCCGGCCGTTGTGCCCGTACCACCCGTTCCGGTGTTCACGGGCCGGGCCTCCGAGACCGTGGCCCTCAGCGGTCGCCTCGCGGGGCGGGAGGGACACGAGGCGGCGACGGTCGTGGTGTCCGGGGCGCCCGGGATCGGGAAGACCGCGCTCGCCCGGCGGGTGGCCCACCTCGCGGAGAGCCGGTTTCCCGGCGGTGGGTACCTCGTCCGGATGGTCCGTCCCGACGGCGTGCCGCTCACCGCACGCGAGGTGACGGCCGAGGTCACGGCCGCGGTGGGAGAGCCGCACGCCCGTGGCCGGATCCTGCTCGTCCTCGACGACGTGCTCGACGGAGACCAGGTGCTGCCCCTGCTGCACGCGCGCCCCGACGCCGCCGCCCTCGTCACCAGCAGACGGGGACTCGCCGGACTGATCGCCGCGCACGGCGGCTGGGTCCAGCGCCTCGGCCCGCTCGCGGAGGACGAGTCGTACGAGCTGCTGAGGACCGTACTCGGCGGCGAACGGGTGGGCGCGGAACCCGATGCCGCCCGCGCCCTGGCCGACGCCTGCTGCCACCATCCGCTCGCCCTCAGGATCGTCACGGCACGTCTCCTCACCCGCCCGGCACTGGGGCTCGCCGACTGCGCGGAGTGGCTGTCCGGAGATCCGCTGGCCCGGCTCTCCCTGCCCGGCTCGCCGCACATGTCCCTCCGTCAGGTGCTCGGCGCGGCGCTCGGCCGACTCGACGCGGGAGCCGCCCGCGCCTTCCTGCGCATCGGCGCGCACACGACCGGCGGACTCCACGCCCGCGACGGCGCCGCCCTGCTCGGTCTGCCCCTGCGCGAGACCGAGGACCTTCTCGAACGGCTGGCGGACGCCGGACTGCTCGAGGAGGGGCCGCCCGGCCCGTACCGCATGCACGACCTCCTGCGCCTCTACGCGCGCGGCGACGACTCGCCGTCCGTCCGTCCCCCACAGAAGGTGTGA